TACAATTGGGAAAGACAGTGGTGTATTTGCCAATCTTGGCGGTGGTGCAATTGGACGCGGTGGGGATGTCAACATTCAAGCTGGAAACCTGTTTATTAGAGATGGTGGGCAAATAAGCTCCAGCACTTTTGGCAGAGGAGACTCGGGGAAAGTTTCTATTACGGCTGGTGACAAAATTTCTCTAGACAACGGAAGTATTTATAGTAACGTAGCGCAAAGTAGTGCTGTTGGTGACAGTGGTGGCATAAACATGACTACAGGTTCGCTTTCTGTCATCAATGGCGCTCAAATAAGTAGCTTTACTCGTGGACGAGGAAATGCCGGAAATATAACGATTCAAGCCAGAGATGCAGTTACTTTTGATGGGGTTAATAGCAATAGGAATTATAGCGGTGTATATAGCAATGCACAACCTGGGGCTATAGGAAATGGTGGCAGCATAGATATTACTGCGGGATCATTATCTCTAACGAACGGTGGGCGAATGCAGGTTGGTGTAAACGGAGCTTCTAACACACGTCCAGGTGAGCAAGGTATTGGGGGTACCGTAAATATTAACGTTCGCGATGCATTGACTATTGGGAAAGACAGTGGTGTCTTTGCTACTCTTGGCGCTGGTGCAATTAGACGTAGTGGGGATATCAAAGTTCAAGCTGGAAATATTTTTGTAAAAGATGGTGGGGATATAAGTTCTAGCACTTCTGGTAAAGGTGACTCAGGTAATATTTCCGTCACAGCTCGTGATGCCATTTTTCTAGATGCTGCATCATCATATATTTCCAATAATGTTCAGAGCAGCGCGGTAGGAAATGCTGGAAATATAGACATCACGACAGGTTCACTTTCGGTAAAAAATGGCGCTCAAATAAATAGCTTTACTCGCGGACAAGGAAATGCGGGAAATATCACGATTCAAGCTAGGGATGCAGTCACTTTTGATGGGAAAGATAGTAACGGAAATTCCAGTGCTTCATTGAGTAATGTTTTAGCTGGTGGAGTGGGTAATGGTGGCAGTATAAATATTACTGCGGGATCGCTGTCTTTGATGAATAGTGGGCGATTACAGGTTGGTGTGAACGGAGCCTCTAACACAAGTCCAGGTGGGCAAGGGAATGGCGGTACTCTAAATGTCAACGTGCGTGATGCGTTTACTATTTCAGGAACAGGTAGTGGTATAAGCAGTAGTGTCGTCGCTAATCTTGGCGCTGGTGCAATTGGACGCGGTGGGAATATTAACATTTCTACTGGTATATTAAGGATTACGGGTAGAGCAGGAATTTTTACCAGCACTTCTGGACAAGGAAATGGAGGAAATATTACAGTTGAAGCTAAAGATTTAGTAGAAATATTGAGTGATGGTAATTTAGAGTCTGACGTTGGACAAAACGCTAGAGGTAATTCTGGAAATATCACTATCAAAACAGGAAGGTTAATTGTTAGAGACTCACAAATTGGATCTGGTGTATTTGGTGAGGGAAATGCAGGTGATTTTAAAATCATTGCTACTGACTCTGTAGAATTAGCCGGACAACTCCGTAAACGTGAAGGTGATACTAGTAATACGGGTTCAGTTGGTTATCCTGGTGGTTTATTCGCTCAAATAGATTTACTTGGTAAAGGGAGAGGCGGTAACTTAACTGTCGAAACTAGGCGCTTGAGTGTGAGTGATGGGAGCAAGATTCAAGCAGCAACCTTTGGTGATGGTGATGCTGGTAATGTTTATATTCGTGCTGATAAAATAGATTTATTTGAAACAGAGAAACCTAACTTTTACAATACAGGTATCTTTGCAGGTGTTCAAACGGATGGAAGAGTCGAAGCAGGTATTATAGACCCTCGAAACGGCAAACCACCTGTAGGAAAAGGTGGGAATTTGACGATTGAAACTAGAACATTAAATGTAAGAGATGGTGCAGAAGTTTTTGTTCAAACCACAGGAGAAGGTGACGCAGGAAAAATCTTCATCCGCGCTAGTGAATCTGTAAATGTCACAGGTGTATCCACAGGTACATTGGAAAAACAAAGAACTAGCAAAATCACTGCTGCTGTGTCAGAAAGAAGTACAGGTAATGGTGGAAGTTTGACAATTGAAACTCCATTGTTGAACGTCGCCAATGGCGGATTTATCAGCAGTAGCAGCCAGGGAAAAGGTACAGCAGGCGATATTAATATTACTGCTAACGTTATCCGCCTTAGTAACGGTAAAGTTATTGCCCAAACAGCTTCTACTGATGGAGGGAATATCAATTTAAACCTTGAACAATACTTATTTCTACGCAATGGCAGCCAAATTTCCACTACCGCAGGAACAGCCCAAGCAGGTGGCAATGGTGGCAACATCACAATTAATACACCCTTCCTCATTGCAGTTCCCAATGAAAACAGCGACATCACAGCCAATGCCTTCAAAGGTACAGGTGGTAATGTTAACATCAATGCTCGGGGAATTTTTGGTATTGAAGCTCGTCCCCAACCATCAAACCAAACAAATGATATGACTGCAAGTTCAAACCTTGGCTTACCGGGAACTATTAATGTTAATTCTCCTGATAACAGTTCCATTCAAAACAGCCTCACCGAACTCCCTACAAACGCGATCGATACCAACACACTTATCGCCAATAGTTGCATAGTCCGTAGTCA
This genomic interval from Scytonema hofmannii PCC 7110 contains the following:
- a CDS encoding filamentous hemagglutinin N-terminal domain-containing protein, whose protein sequence is MAQCWQRQNWKLLLASTLVLFGVSPNSRNCVLAQLTPDTTLGAERSVVTSNVPIDNRFIDRIDSGAIRGINLFHSFDEFNVGNQQGVYFTNPVGIQNILSRVTGNNPSNIQGTLGVLGNANLFLINPNGIIFGQNASLNVNGSFVATTANGIQFGNLGIFSATNPEVPSSLLSVNPSALFFNQINQTASIQNNSIADAGKDPAGFDVFGLRVPDGKSLLLVGSNISMDGGELNAYGGRIELGGLAAPGNVALLLDGNNFRLSFPENVPRTDISLTNGVGVYVEAAGGGSIAVNTRNLEILEGSQIVGGIGRGLGTTGTQAGNITVNTTGQIKLAGTNSLIFNSVQAEAVGNAGNIDITTGSLSVKNGAQINSFTRGRGNAGNITIHAKDIVTFDGKDSNGNSSASSSNVLSGGVGNGGSINIAAGSLSLLNGGGLQVVVNGASNTRPGGQGIGGTVNINVRDAFTIGKDSGVFANLGGGAIGRGGDVNIQAGNLFIRDGGQISSSTFGRGDSGKVSITAGDKISLDNGSIYSNVAQSSAVGDSGGINMTTGSLSVINGAQISSFTRGRGNAGNITIQARDAVTFDGVNSNRNYSGVYSNAQPGAIGNGGSIDITAGSLSLTNGGRMQVGVNGASNTRPGEQGIGGTVNINVRDALTIGKDSGVFATLGAGAIRRSGDIKVQAGNIFVKDGGDISSSTSGKGDSGNISVTARDAIFLDAASSYISNNVQSSAVGNAGNIDITTGSLSVKNGAQINSFTRGQGNAGNITIQARDAVTFDGKDSNGNSSASLSNVLAGGVGNGGSINITAGSLSLMNSGRLQVGVNGASNTSPGGQGNGGTLNVNVRDAFTISGTGSGISSSVVANLGAGAIGRGGNINISTGILRITGRAGIFTSTSGQGNGGNITVEAKDLVEILSDGNLESDVGQNARGNSGNITIKTGRLIVRDSQIGSGVFGEGNAGDFKIIATDSVELAGQLRKREGDTSNTGSVGYPGGLFAQIDLLGKGRGGNLTVETRRLSVSDGSKIQAATFGDGDAGNVYIRADKIDLFETEKPNFYNTGIFAGVQTDGRVEAGIIDPRNGKPPVGKGGNLTIETRTLNVRDGAEVFVQTTGEGDAGKIFIRASESVNVTGVSTGTLEKQRTSKITAAVSERSTGNGGSLTIETPLLNVANGGFISSSSQGKGTAGDINITANVIRLSNGKVIAQTASTDGGNINLNLEQYLFLRNGSQISTTAGTAQAGGNGGNITINTPFLIAVPNENSDITANAFKGTGGNVNINARGIFGIEARPQPSNQTNDMTASSNLGLPGTINVNSPDNSSIQNSLTELPTNAIDTNTLIANSCIVRSQKKQGSFTITGTGGLPHRPGEASMSNYSTGDVRDVINENTSRLWKKGDPIIEPLGVYRLSNGQLVMSRECR